Part of the Quercus robur chromosome 5, dhQueRobu3.1, whole genome shotgun sequence genome, cattttcttccttttctctcagGGACACAACCACATATTAGCCTATTTGGGTGATGGAGCCAtggccccccaaaattttaggaaatttttaaaatatatattaaaagttttAGCCTTTTAAGAATGTACCCCCTCCTcctctctccctccctccccacccccccccaaaaaaaagacaGTAACTGGCCCCAACAAATATGTATggattttgttttcttcaaacAGATGCAATGATCTCTAATAGGGTTTGAATTAGGTGGAAGGGTGAATGAGCTATGGTTCCCCCAAActtctgaaaaataaatgcatcccttatataaatttaattaaaaaataataatttcttatgTTTTGACCCAAAAAATTATGAGCTCCCCCttcaatgacaaaaaataatgtCTAATTCTCTTAGATTCAAATATTCAACCTGCTagaattttatagaaaataaatattatctCATAAAATGGGCATAAAGGTATAAATGCATTACAGAGACAATACAAATGTCCAATtcacaatcaaattttttttttttaaaaatgaataaagttaAGTCATTAAAGTCTTTAATATTGTATGATGATTTTTAATGAAGTTTTATGCAATCTTACATGAAAGGATGGTATTTCATTAAAACTTATAATGTTAAAAAGTCCAAAAGAGGAATTGAATCAGTAACTTCCCATGTGTTGTTAGTTTAGTTCTTTCTTAGAAAGTAGGGAGTTCCACTAACACTTTACAAGCAAACACATACATGAACATGTGTGCATGGATGTAAAAATGTAAGTGTATGCCTTACACATACACGcgagcacacacacatatggAGAAACTAGAACAGGGCAGTGCAATGGGGCTCTGTCAAGTTGATGTGGCCATCCTTTTTTGTGTATAATAATCAATTATTTATGGATCTATACCATTCAAACAAAACTACAAAACAATAAGGGTAgacaattttcaaattttgcttGAATCAATTCAGTaaaatgatttatatctttgGTTATATTTGTACAGGAAATATATTGCATTTGCAATTATGAGCTGAGAAAAATAATCATCATTTTCTTGTAAAAATGAGCATGGAATTGATATTTTTCACCCAACTATTTAGTGCAAAAGAGATTCTTAACCTATCGAGTGGTCTAAATTACAATAAAGCTTAAccattatatacaaaaaatggTGCGGCCTAGTCAACTTTGATGAATATGGTTTAATTATGCCTTGATGCTATAATCCTGCCTCCAAGTAAAATTTCCTGTTGTGTCTTTATTTGCTATTAACTGTGAATTTGTGTTGGAGAAGCTGTaagtcttaactcttaagagTTGACACCCTTCCTTACCTTCTATATTTCACAGGAACACCAGGTCAGAGTCTTGCCCATTCTGCCGGGGAACTTTAAAGAAAGTGAACTCAGGGGACTTATGGGTTCTGACATGCAGTAATGATGTGGTAGACACTCAAACTGTGTTGAGGGATGATATATTGCGCTTCTATCTTTTTATAAACAGCCTGCCTAAGGATATCCCAGATGCTCTGTTTTTTATGTACTACGAATACTTATTTTAATCTGATAGGCAAGAAGAATGATGTACAGAAAGAGGAAAATGCCAAGCAGTGGCTGCACATAGTCTGCTGAGGTTTTCACGTGGAAAATTTTACtccattttttaaaagaataatgtATATGCTGTGTAAGTGACCCAATTGTTAATATTGAAATGCACTTCCTCCTTGTATGATATTGTTTTACTGTCTTCATTTGATGATGGTGCAAGAGGTTTGGGCTATCTCTGATGTGATTTCTTGCATTACAGTGAGAAGATCATCAGCATAGCTGAAGTAATGTCCGtgatttttagtttatttcttGGAATTTGATAAATGCATTATTACCAAATGCTGCTGATGAAACAACCAGAGTAATTCCTTTTATTAGGATACTATTGGTTGtacaaatctttctttttaaagtgACTCTGAATGCTCTTTAGTTAGTGCAGGCCTATACTATTACAGAACAAGGATGCCTTGTTAAAATATGAACATGTTGAGCATGTTCTTGTTCACACATTTTCAAGTGCTACCTGCTTTGCATGAAATGTACAATTTGATTTATACTTGCAAATTGCAATGCACAGTTGAACAATTGTTATAGTATTCGATTCCATCTTGTGCATTGACTCTTATCCATACCATCATATATAAAGGGAAAATTTCAtgtggtctctctctctctcatatttgtCCACttctataaaaatgaaaaagagcaTCTTGTACATGCGCAGCACGTGTAGGAAGctagtcttttattttttgataaacttcaaTATATATTAACTAAGAAACTTAGAAACAAAGTGGGGCATCTTTCTTACAAGCATCTACCATACTAGGAGGAAGATTGCCCgaaatgaaaaaacaagacaAATTAGACTCAATAGCAAACTTTGCAGTTACATGGGCAGCATTGTTGCAAGACCTGTTGACCCAAGCAAAAGAACAAGCAGGAAAGGACTCAGCAGCGAATAAAATGTCAGAAATCAAACTCTTAATAAGCCAATCTGGACAGCCCTTAAGTTTCAGGACCCCATCTAAGCAAACCTTACAATCACCTTCAAAAGTGACAGAGAACCATCTTTCTCGGCTAGCAAGCTAAACTGCCCAAAGTAATGCTTCAGCTTTGGCTTGGAGAGGAGACCGTTTGGATATAACTTTAGCCCATACCTTTATAAAAGCACCTCGATAATCTCTAGCCATGACAGCTAAGGCAGCTTTCGAATTAGAGATAGTTGCATCAAAGTTGATCTTGATTGTGCCCAATGGAGTTTTAGACCAAGTTTAAGGATGAAACAACGGGACAGAGTGAGGTACTGGTTTGGGGAAAATGACAGCGCATTCTTGGATTTTGGCATGTACTCTGTGAATTGAGGACTGAAGGTCTGCCTTCCCTTTGTGGTTACACACCATACTTCTAGTATACCAGATTTCTTCCATAGTGTAAGCGAAATACAAGGATACTAACCATTTATCGTGCGCTTGCCAGAGTGGTTCGGGAGGGTTGAAAACCAGATTGATAATGTCCGTTGCCGTTGTCAGTTGTGCTTCATCAACCTTGAATCCCCAGCATATGGAAAACCATAGGGCTCTTGCCCCTGGACAATGGAAGAAGAGATGAGCAAACGATTCTGCCTCCTGATTACATAGCACACAACAAGGATCTTCCACCTCCACATGACTGCTTAAATTTTCCTTTATGGGCAAAGCATTGACAGCAACTCTCCAAAGAAACATTTTAATCCTTTCCGGTCCTTTCATCTTCCACAGCTTTTTCCAATCCACCTCTAGATTAGTTGGTTGGGATGGTAGTTGGGATATTTTCCTGTAAGCATATTTTACAGAGAAGCATCCTTTGGGGTCCGGTATCCATATAAGCCTATCAGGGTGGGGTCTTGTCTGTAAATGGATGCAGAGGATAGCTTTGGTAGAACTTGGATCAAATAATTCGAGGATTAAAGGTGCTTTCCACTTTCGCAGGTCAGGGTCGATTAATTGGGATACCTTGGTCGCTACTTGCGGTGTGGATGCAGTTTTTGGGGCTGGTGTGAACCCCTGAATCCATGACACCCACGAGTCAAGCCATATATCAATAGATTTTCCATCTCCAATAAGGTAGCATGCACCTTTTGATACAATAGACTTTGCTTTCTCAATTGCTTTCCAAATAGAAGATGCATTCTTTGGTGCTTTTGCCCACAACCAGTCCTCACTTACCTTGTACTTCAGTCTAAGAATCCTCATACAGGTGCTATCCCTTTTAGACGCTATCATCCAGGCCAATTTGGCCAACAATGCATTATTCATCTCCTTGGCTTTTTTGAATCCCAGTCCGTCATGACTTCTCGGATAATAGAGTTTGTCCCAGGCACTCCACGCTATAAACCTGCCCTCCCTCTGACTTGGCTTCCACCAGAATCTTCTAGTTAGAGAATCCAACCTATCACACACCTTGTTAGGGATTCTAAAGGTTGACATAGCATAATTAGGTAATGTTTGTGCCACTAAGTTGATGAGGGTTCTCCTCCTTGCCCATGATAAACACTTGCTTCTCCATCCCAAAAGTTTAGACTCAAGCTTATCTATGAGGAAAGTAAAATCCTTACATGGGGATTTGGATAAGAATAATGGTGCTCCCAAGTATACTGCAtcttttttgaggtttttcatCTGGAGAATGCTCTTTACTGTTCTTCGGGTCTGGCCTTgtgtgtttttggaaaaatagaCCCCAGACTTGCCCATGTTGATAGCTTGACCCGACCATTTGCAATATTTATCCAGAGTTTTCATCAGAGTTGCTGCATCTCTCCTAGTAGCCTTTGAGAACAATACAATGTCGTTGGCATACATGACGTGAGTGATAGTTGGTCCCCTGATACTTGTTTTGATGCCGCTAACATTTTTCAAGCTTAGTTCATGATCCAACAGCCTTGATAAAATTTCTTGGCCCAAGATGAACAAGTAAGGGGACAGTGGGTCTCCTTGCCTCAACCTTCTACTAGGCTTAAAGGATTCAGATTTACCCCCATTCACCAACACCTCAAAAGAAACCGAGGAGATGCAAGCTATAATCCATTTGGTGAAAACTTCATTGAAACCAAAGTGCAGCAATACAGCTTGAATGAACTTCTAGTTAACCCTGTCATATGCCTTTTGGAGGTCAAGTTTGATTGCCAGCAGACCAGGCTTTGTTTTTCGAGTTTTAAAACTGTGCATTATCTCTTGAACAATAATTTGATTCTTAGCAATCCATCTATCTTGGATGAATGCCGATTGAGTAGGAGAGGTCCAGCAGGGGCCGCAACTTTGCAACTAGAAGCTTGGAGATGATTTTATAAACTACGTTACACAAGCTGATTGGCCTGAAATGGTTCACAATTGTCGGGTTAGAAATGTTGGGAATAAGGACAATTAAGGAGTTATTTACTTCTTTTGGCATGGAACCCATATAGAAGAAGAATGTGACTGCCTTGATTATATCATTACCCACAGTAGGCTAGAGTTGTTTATAAAATAGTACTAGAAAGCCATCAGGCCTTGGGGCCTTTAAATCTTGCATCTGGAACAGGGTGTCTTTAATCTCCTCTGGTGATGGAATTCTTTCTAGCATTTCATTCTCTTCTTCAGTGATACAAGGGAGGATGAGGTGTTCAAGGTACTCTGGGAAGTCAATATCTTCTTTGAACAAGTCAACAAAATTGTTCTTGAATAGCTTTCTTATTTGGTTAGAGTCATGAATCCAatttccatcttcttttttgaTAGCATCAATGTTGTTGTTCCTTCTGCAAATGACCATGGACAGATGGAAGAACTTGGAATTC contains:
- the LOC126728393 gene encoding uncharacterized protein LOC126728393 gives rise to the protein MASLAAKGPQVQDSEEAKLFACRKALEFAVDAGFMDVVLEGDSLNVMRAISTGKANTSRLGHIYEDIQCLAAGFRSYSVSFVKRSANGVAHALACFAKNVGDELVWLEESPPPALEPSKGRAGGLCTLWKNGVTIKEMEFNKNLIAVKISDSILDWLLVEFYGPPYYTEKKKAWGNLLALLAAHQGPWVCVGDFNCILNDDEQIGGCKGSSSTTNYLKELMFNLNSVDLGYSGNKFTWAKVSHLSAINSDHAPILLDTCPADSFAHRPFRFEAVWLRDEGCKPVIESAWNKEVHGSDFVKLYKKQVATRDALCEWNKEVCGRCQDRINNLLQKIKEIQSRHPSPVNELAEQSLQAELFEWLIRSEILWRQKSRELWLKLGDKNSKFFHLSMVICRRNNNIDAIKKEDGNWIHDSNQIRKLFKNNFVDLFKEDIDFPEYLEHLILPCITEEENEMLERIPSPEEIKDTLFQMQDLKAPRPDGFLVLVNGGKSESFKPSRRLRQGDPLSPYLFILGQEILSRLLDHELSLKNVSGIKTSIRGPTITHVMYANDIVLFSKATRRDAATLMKTLDKYCKWSGQAINMGKSGVYFSKNTQGQTRRTVKSILQMKNLKKDAVYLGAPLFLSKSPCKDFTFLIDKLESKLLGWRSKCLSWARRRTLINLVAQTLPNYAMSTFRIPNKVCDRLDSLTRRFWWKPSQREGRFIAWSAWDKLYYPRSHDGLGFKKAKEMNNALLAKLAWMIASKRDSTCMRILRLKYKVSEDWLWAKAPKNASSIWKAIEKAKSIVSKGACYLIGDGKSIDIWLDSWVSWIQGFTPAPKTASTPQVATKVSQLIDPDLRKWKAPLILELFDPSSTKAILCIHLQTRPHPDRLIWIPDPKGCFSVKYAYRKISQLPSQPTNLEVDWKKLWKMKGPERIKMFLWRVAVNALPIKENLSSHVEVEDPCCVLCNQEAESFAHLFFHCPGARALWFSICWGFKVDEAQLTTATDIINLVFNPPEPLWQAHDKWSCNNAAHVTAKFAIESNLSCFFISGNLPPSMVDACKKDAPLCF